The DNA region acacttgatcttagccaaaaggccgagaagcgtttTTCTGCATGTTCTCACATGAAGTTAGAAATCTACTGTTCAAAATGACGCAGTTTAAGGGGGACAGCATTTTCATCACACAATCCAACCCAGAAataagggaagagtttctcagtgAAGGTGTCAGTGAAAGTGTGGAGAACGGACATATCATCAGCATTGTAAAAGCTCACCTGTCCTCCCTCATAGTCCAGGAAAACTCCGACGTTCCTGGGATTCtcagtgggggtcagggggactgATGGGAAATCGATAGCTCCGTATTGATTCCCATTTCTCAGCCACACAGCCCAGTAACCAGCTTCAGAACCCAGTGTTATCTTTCCCTTCCTATTGGCTGACTCTCTGgtcacacccacatcccacgcaGTCTTGTCCCCAACCTCCACCTCCCAGTAATGTTTCCCTGATGTGAATCCCTCTGATCCCAGGACACAGCAACACACATCAAATCTCTCTGGATTATCAGGAACTTGTAATTCTGTGTCACTGAGTCTCACACTGGTCAGGTTCTCAGACAGCACGAGGTTACGATGGGCTGTGTTTGGGTCCAGTGTCAGTGGGGCTATAAGGGGGTAAATTGAAAAGAGATCAGGTTAAATATTGTAACATGGGAAGGTGCATGGACACAGAATATTATCCGATATCTTTACAAAGGACAAGTACCAAGCCCATAGTTCAGTATCAGAAAGTATTACAGACTGGGCAACGTGTacataaataaaagtaaaatactgcgttgctggaaatgtgaaataaaaacagaaaatactgaacaaactcagccagtctgacagcatctgtgcagcaaAATTCATTTAATGTTTTGGATCTAAATGTCCTTTCTATCCCAAACTTTAACTCTATTTCCCTCCAGAAATACTCCATGGTGTATGgttagatatattcccagactccagtgtgtacagtgaacagatattacagactgggtacggtgtacagttagatatattcccagactccagtgtgttcagtgaacagatattacagactgggtatggtgtacagttagatatattcccagactccagtgtggacagtgaacagatattacagactgggtatggtgtacagttagatatattcccagactccagtgtgtacagtgaacagatattacagactgggtacggtgtacagttagatatattcccagactacagtgtgtacagtgaacagatattacagactgggtacGGTTAGATATATTCAGATATTTTATCAGACTCCAGCGTGCAAAGAACAGCTCTTGGATCAGGTACTTGGTACGGCTGCCGCAGTGATCTGGATCAGTTACAGACAGCACCTtcaagagagggagggtgagggcaggaagctGTACAGAGAGTGGACACCAAGCTGGGGAGTTTCTTACCTGAAAAGATGATCCGTTTCATTGCCTTCCACACTGGGTAGAGAAACGAGCCTCGGAATCCTGCATATTTCTCTCTTGGAAACATCACTATCTCCTCATTCAGTTTAAAGACATCACTTCTTTCTGAATCTGAATCTTCAAATCCATATTCATCTTTTTCATCTTCACTCCCCTCATCATCTTCCACATCCTCCCCTTTATCCAGGTAGCTGTGTGAATGGGATTGATTTAATCACTCTCTGCTGGATACAGACTGTGATCACAGTGTAAAACCCTGTGTGAGTTGGGATTAGATACTCACCTTTCTTTCAATCTTTTCAGTTCCTGTGGGACAGAGAATCAGAAATATTTTAATCAATATACACACTGCTGTTTAGACTGTAATTTTAAATGATGTAGAATCAGTGACTTTAGTTAAATATGAAGCGATTTGGGTAGAGTTTGCAATGCACTTCCACAACCCTTACCTtactctcccatccattgactctgtctacacttcccactgcctcggcaaagcagctagcataattaaggaccccatgcaccccaaacattctctcttccaccttcttccgttgggaaaagatacaaaagtctgagaacacgtaccaaccgactcaagaacagcatcttccctgctgccaacagacttttgaatggacctacctttcattaagttgatctttctctacaccctagctatgactgtaatactacattctgcactctctcctttccttctctatgaatggtatgctctgtctgtatagcatgcaggaaacaatacttttcactgtgcactaatacatgtgacaatgataaatcaaatcaaaatcaaaacctcCAACCCCAAATGCACCCACACTGTTTCCCCTGAAAACCTGAAGAATCAATGATCCTCACAAGACCAGCACCCATGGGACTCAACCCCAACATGTCACTGCTCTCAGCACCAGCACCCATGGGATTCAACTGGAACACATGGTTACACTCGGGATGAATAACCATGGAACAATATTTCATCCATTCAAGCAAAAGGGGAGTAGGAAAGAAATATGAAAGCAGATGACCTTTATTCTAAAAGAGAGAACCTCTGGAACTCCATGCGAGATATTTAGATGCTGACTCAACTGATACAGTAACCTGGTAATCACTGTTAATGTTGTAAAACTAATAAGGGTTAGACCAACAGGACAAGGACAAGATTAATACTTTGCCCTCACTCAGGCTCTCCTAATCAGCTGATCTGAATCGTCGAGGGATTTCCAATAGCAATGGTTTGTAACTGGGAAAGTACACACAGCTGGGAGTTCTCCCCTGTCCAGTTCAAACCCACAGTCCTATCACATCAAGACTTCTGTTTCTGTTTTCTCTGCAGCCAGTGAGAGGTGAGACAGTGTGGGACAGTctcctcaaacactcccaagctGAGTCCTGACTGAGATCAGTGTGTCCTCAGTTATGCTGCACACTGTGTATTGTTGTGATGGTGATTAAACCCTATTATAAAGTTTTTGTACTTAAAGCAACCGTTTGGAGATTGGGTTATAAAGGGTCACCTGGAGAAAGGAGATATTGTCGTGCTGCTCGTTGTCTGCAGAAAGGTTAGTCAGTTCATCACAAAGCATCTGTGCCTCTTCCATCTTTCTCAGATTCTCCTCTATCAGTCGCTTGTCTTCCTCCTTTTGTCTCCTCAGCTCTTTGATTAAATGTTTCTCTTTGTCTTCAAGATATCGATGGATTTTGGCAAATTGTGCGGAGATGTCTTGCTCCAGGGATCCAGTGAGTTGCtatgacagtgagagagattgtTTAAACAGCGGGTTGTTAAAGGGTTGCAGTGTTGAAAGGGAGCTGGAGTCATACTCACCTCCAGTTCTGAAAtctccctctgctgctgctgtttgaATTGATTTAATGTATTCTTATCATCCTCCGTGATAGCAATCGATTTCAGTTTGTCCTAAAATGGAATCAGATCAGAGCATAATCCACTGTAACGTCTACTGTTGTATCACAAACTAGTGAGAGTCTCGTTTCCAATAACCCAGGGAAGGAGCAGCATATAAACAGAGGCAGAAGTAATAGAACTGTGGGCTTGAACTGCACAACAGAGaaatcgggcgggattttccattaaATATTCAAAGCGTCACAATGGCGAGAAAACGCAGGGGCAGTCAGTGCCCGTACGCCGACACGGAGGACCGGTGCCCAATGCTGGAAGATTAACTACCTTGTTCGGGCAGCAAGGTTGAGTGTCCATTTCGTCTTGGCATCAGACCTGTCTGTCACACCTCCAATGTCCATGTCGAGCCACGCCTTGACACCCTGCGGCCCTCGGCACCTGAACCCCCAGCACCTTCCTCCAACCCCTCTGGCACCCCTTGTCACAACCGTGCCGACCAAGGCACAGCCCGACACACTCCACAACCAACCCAATCCCCGACATCCACCCCCTTCCAGCCAACAGGTttccaatcaccccccccccccccttctgtccccacaggaggagTTGGCCCATAACCACTGGGAATGGGAGAAGACCGGGGGTGCAGTTCCCAAGCTGTGAATCCTCACTCCGTTCAAGGAGCGAGCACTTCATTGCAGAATAAGCTTCACACCCATTTTGGGTGAGATGCGGCTCTCTCCATTGGAAAAGGGCTGGGATGATAGCAAACCGTTTTGCACCTGGCATGATTTATTTTTTTACCATCTCACATTATTTTCCCAGCTGGCCACACTGATCGCTGGGCATACCCATCATCACTGGACAAAAGGGGGAGCATGGTGTGAAAATCATTGTAAGCTTTTAATTTAATTCATCGCCTAATCATATAATCAAATATACAAACTAAAAATAACTGAGTTACTTCGTATAAATATAAAGCAAAATTGATCATTTAACAGTCAATTAAATTATGTTCAATTGTTTAATCAGATCTTGGGGAGAATTTTAATATTAAATTATAACAATACCAGTAGGTTCTGAATTTATCAATAAACTGAGATCTGTGTTATGTAGGTATGAAGAGTTGAGTAAAAACATTTAAATTAGCTCCCTATACAATCAAATGTCAGCACAAGGGGAGCAATTGACACCTGAGTCGCTGGTGAGTGTTTATTTATTCAAGCCTTAGCATTATTTCTGTTAATTCACTTAATAGTTTAATAAATAGAGGGATGGCAGGTAATCTCAGAACTGTGGAGTTCACATCCTGTTCCACGTGGGAACTCCAGGTTACTGCTCCAGTCCTGCATCGCCCCATATGCAGGAAATCTCTTCAGCTGTAGTAGCTGAATTGACGGGTTTCACACATTGAGCAGCAACTGGTGTTACTGCGTTGCGTTGTCAAGGCTAAGAGTTAACTTGTTTCTGGATGCAGTCAC from Mustelus asterias chromosome 8, sMusAst1.hap1.1, whole genome shotgun sequence includes:
- the LOC144496976 gene encoding zinc-binding protein A33-like, whose product is MAASKSVLTLSEDLTCSICLALFEEPVRLDCEHNFCKSCIQKCWGKQGEKFSCPECRAVFPQRSFKNARVLANLCEKARQLEVNPAPQAVGSHCEEHDEKLKLFCEDDQTLICVICRDSPSHSGHSFLPVADAVRKYKDKLKSIAITEDDKNTLNQFKQQQQREISELEQLTGSLEQDISAQFAKIHRYLEDKEKHLIKELRRQKEEDKRLIEENLRKMEEAQMLCDELTNLSADNEQHDNISFLQELKRLKESYLDKGEDVEDDEGSEDEKDEYGFEDSDSERSDVFKLNEEIVMFPREKYAGFRGSFLYPVWKAMKRIIFSAPLTLDPNTAHRNLVLSENLTSVRLSDTELQVPDNPERFDVCCCVLGSEGFTSGKHYWEVEVGDKTAWDVGVTRESANRKGKITLGSEAGYWAVWLRNGNQYGAIDFPSVPLTPTENPRNVGVFLDYEGGQVSFYNADDMSVLHTFTDTFTEKLFPYFWVGLCDENAVPLKLRHFEQ